Genomic DNA from Carnobacteriaceae bacterium zg-C25:
GTTTCAATAGAATGCCTACCGTTATTAATTCCCGTAGCAACATGAATATTGCTAAAGGATTAATTATAAAGTAAGGCGAGGAAGTCAACCACTCCCCCGCCATTAGAAATCGCGTTATGCGACTGATTTTTCACGAATATGATAATACTCTATACGTAAATTATTTTGCTAATTTTGCAAAGTATTCTAAAGTACGCACTAATTGAGCAGTGTATGACATTTCGTTGTCATACCAAGAAACAGTTTTCACCAATTGTTTGTCGCCAACTGTCATTACTTTTGTTTGAGTAGCATCAAATAATGAACCGTAAGTAATACCTACGATATCAGAAGATACTAATAACTCTTCAGTGTAACCGAATGATTCGTTAGAAGCAGCTTTCATTGCAGCATTAACTTCTTCAGCAGTAACTGTTTTTTCTAATACTGTAACTAATTCTGTTAAAGAACCTGTTGGAACTGGAACACGTTGTGCAGCACCATCTAATTTTCCGTTTAATTCAGGAATAACTAAACCGATTGCTTTAGCAGCACCAGTTGTGTTTGGTACGATGTTCACAGCAGCTGCACGAGCACGACGTAAGTCACCGTGTGGTGCATCTAAAGTATTTTGATCCCCTGTGTAAGCGTGGATTGTTGTCATTAAACCTTCAACAACACCAAAGTTGTCTTGTAACGCTTTAGCCATTGGAGCTAAACAGTTAGTTGTACATGAAGCACCAGAAATAACTGTTTCTTCACCTGTTAATGTTGTATGGTTAGTGTTGTAAACGATTGTTGGAACATCGTTACCACCAGGAGCTGAAATAACAACTTTTTTAGCGCCACCTTTTAAGTGTAATTCTGCTTTTTCTTTTGATGTAAAGAAACCAGTACATTCTAAAACGATGTCAACGCCTAATTCGCCCCATGGTAATTCTTCTGGGTTACGGTTAGCTAAAACTTTAACTTCTTTACCGTTTACGCGGAAAGCACCTTCTAAAACTTCAACTTCACCGTTGAAACGACCTTGTGTTGAATCATATTTTAACAAGTGAGCTAATGTATTTGCATTTGTTAAGTCATTGATTGCAACTACTTCGATTCCTTCTACATCTTGAATACGACGGAACGCTAAACGTCCAATACGTCCGAAACCATTAATACCAACTTTAACTGTCATATTAATATTTTCCTCCAGTTATATATTATTTTTTTATTTTAAAGAGTATCCTCTTTTAAAACCAAGTTTGCTAAAGTCTCATCAACAATCAATATCGTTTGTTGTGGGACCATTTTTAAGTAAGCTGATAAAGCTAGCGCTTTGCTACTTCCACCAACTACTAAAACTTCGCAAGGCAAGTTATGTAAATCGTCAATATAAAGACCGATTCTTGCCAGGCGGTAAACAATTTGCCCGTGTGCATTGAAAAATACACCCATTGCTTCGCCGACTGCACCACTTTCTTTGATGCGGTCAATTTCTTTTGCCGACGCACCACGTCGACTTGCCATTATTGTCGCATCTCCGATGCTATAAATCAAGCAATTTGATTTTTTTAATAATGACACAGTGTTCGAAATGGTTGGATCTTCCAACAGCAATTCTTGTGATGACGAACTAATTTGCTCGGGAATGTATAAATTTAACGTTTCACCATTTAACCTTTGGGCTAAAGTGTGCGAGATGGTATTGGCTTGAATGCTCAAATCTCCACTCCCCGACCCGCGTGTTGGGACGACATAAAACTGTCTGTTTTTTGCCACCTTTTTTGAAACGTGGGAAACGACCTTTGAAAGCGTTGTTCCACCTGATACGGATAAGATATTTTCTCCGGTTGGTAAAACACGATTCAAAATATTCGATAACGCTTGACCGAGATGAATGATTGTATCTTGATTTACAGTAGCGTCCCCAGGTACAACGATACAATCGCGCAACTGATATTTATTTTTTAATTGCTCTTGTAAAACCAATCTCTCTTGTTCGTTTTTACTATCACGATGAATATCGCTCAAGAACACTCGACCATTATCGGTTAACGATAAACCATTTTTTGATTGCGTTACAAATCCTAACTGCTTTAGTTGTTCGATTTCATTGCGCACAATTCGTTCACTCAAATTTAAAGAATCGGCAATTGTACGGCGTCCAATGACTTCATTCAATTCAACGAGCAATAAAATGGATAGTCGTCTTGAAAATTGTTGCTGTGCTTCGGGAACCAGTTTTATCATTAGATTGTCTGTCACCATAAAAGCACCTCTACTCCGGGACTTTTTTGACCCGATATTTCATTAAAATGATTTATGTTTTTATTATAACATCGCAAAATTAAGATTGCAACGCTTTTTTAAAATGCACAAACGGTCTATTCGGGTCTTTTTTGTCCCATCACCAATTACTTGGACTCCACATTTTCCCTTCTAACTGACCATTTAAGCTGTCAATACGTTGATCTTGTTCTTGAATATATTGCGCAACTGCTTCTAAAAGTGCAATTTCACGATAGTCTTTACTCATTTCTTTTTGTTTTTCAATTAATTCTACGATCCAATCCATTACGTCAAATCACCTACAATCATCTGTAATTCATCAATCTCTTGTTGTTTATCTTCAATCGCTTCAATTAAATGCGGTGATGTTTCAAAAAGACGTAGCGCAGAAATTAAAAATTCACCACGTTGTTTAAACGTTGGATTTTTAACACCGCACACATATTGCCAGTAATCGACCAATAACAGTTGTTTATCTTTTGGACACATGTAATCAAATTGAAAGACACAAAACGGTGGTAAATACACCATTCCCAAGTGATTGGCAAACATTTCAAACGGTCTCAACATCTCACTAGGTGTGTATAACGCTTTTCCACCTGCTTGATAATGCGATTTGGATACACCAAAAACGGCAACGATTCCAAATTCGATACCGTTTAGTCGTTTATCGTCACCTAAAATCGTTTCGTCCATCCAATTTTTTAATAGAGACGGCGCGCTATACCAATAAACTGGAAATTGGAAAATAATACGGTCATACTGTATTAATTGTTCCACACTTGGTTGTTCGTTGACTAACTCAATATACGTAACCTCTTTTAAGGATTGTACCGTTTCTTTAAAAAAAGATTGTGAATGGGATTGTAAAGGTGTCGGATGAGCTGATAAAACTAATGTTTTCATTTAATACCTTTCTGATTCATAATTTGTTATACTTATCTTATCATATTTTTGGAGATAGTCATGTTACAACGCGAATTAATTGAACAAAAACTAAAACTACTACCCGATTTACCCGGATGCTATTTAATGAAAGATAGTAACGGCGAAATTTTATATGTCGGTAAAGCTAAAAATTTAAAAAATCGCGTCCGTAGTTATTTCAAACAAGCACATAATGGAAAAACACAAAAATTAGTTTCTCAAATTGCCGATTTTGAAACCATTATTACAAATACCAATAAAGAGTCTTTATTATTAGAAGTCAATCTAATTAAAAAGTATTTACCAAAATACAACATCAAACTAAAAGATTCTAAAAGTTATCCTTATTTAAAAATTACAAACGAGCGTCATCCGCAATTAATTATTGCACACACCATTGAAAAAGACGGCGCAACTTATTTTGGGCCTTATCCCGATATTACAGCCGCTACACAAACACAACAACTACTCCACAAAACGTATCCACTACGCCGATGTGGTAAAAATGAAAAACGGGGTTGCTTCTACTATCATTTGGATCAATGTATTGGGTGTTGCGATCACGATGTTCCCGTTGAAGTTTATCAACAGCAAATACAACACATCACTCAATTTTTAAACGGTGATACGAAAGACATTAAACACGCCCTTCAACAAAAAATGCAGCAAGCTTCGGAAAACTTGGAGTTTGAACGTGCCATGGATTATCGCGATCAAATTAAATATGTTGAACAAACCGTTGAAAAACAGACGATATTGTCCGACGCCTACACCAATCACGACTTGTTTGGTTTTTACGAACAAAACGGCACACTATCCATTCAAGTCTTTTTCTTGAGACAAAGCACCATTATTAAGCGTGAGGCTAACATTTTTGATTTCTATGGTGATGTCCATGACGAATTGATTTCGTTTATTTATCAATTTTATAGCAGTCAACACCACCTCCTACCAAGTGAAATTATCGTTCCTGACACATTGGATATCGGACTACTGAACGATTTAATGGGAACATCGGTAAAAAGTGCTCAACGTGGTAAGAAAAAAAGTTTATTGGACCTAGCCAACAAAAACGCAAAAATTGCATTGGATCAAAAACTGGCTTTAGATGAAATGAACACACAAAAGCATTTAGGTGCTGCACAAGAATTAGCCAATTATTTAGGTATCGAGAAAGCCAACGTTATTGAATCATTCGACCACTCCAACACACAAGGAACGCACCCCATTTCAGCAATGGTCGTCTATGTCGACGGAAAACCCGAAAGAAAACGTTATCGAAAATATAAAATTAAAACGGTAACAGGAAGCAATGAATTTGCCACAACACAAGAAGTCATCCGACGTCGTTATATTCGCGCACTTAAAGAAAAAACACCCCTACCCGA
This window encodes:
- the gap gene encoding type I glyceraldehyde-3-phosphate dehydrogenase — its product is MTVKVGINGFGRIGRLAFRRIQDVEGIEVVAINDLTNANTLAHLLKYDSTQGRFNGEVEVLEGAFRVNGKEVKVLANRNPEELPWGELGVDIVLECTGFFTSKEKAELHLKGGAKKVVISAPGGNDVPTIVYNTNHTTLTGEETVISGASCTTNCLAPMAKALQDNFGVVEGLMTTIHAYTGDQNTLDAPHGDLRRARAAAVNIVPNTTGAAKAIGLVIPELNGKLDGAAQRVPVPTGSLTELVTVLEKTVTAEEVNAAMKAASNESFGYTEELLVSSDIVGITYGSLFDATQTKVMTVGDKQLVKTVSWYDNEMSYTAQLVRTLEYFAKLAK
- a CDS encoding HTH domain-containing protein gives rise to the protein MIKLVPEAQQQFSRRLSILLLVELNEVIGRRTIADSLNLSERIVRNEIEQLKQLGFVTQSKNGLSLTDNGRVFLSDIHRDSKNEQERLVLQEQLKNKYQLRDCIVVPGDATVNQDTIIHLGQALSNILNRVLPTGENILSVSGGTTLSKVVSHVSKKVAKNRQFYVVPTRGSGSGDLSIQANTISHTLAQRLNGETLNLYIPEQISSSSQELLLEDPTISNTVSLLKKSNCLIYSIGDATIMASRRGASAKEIDRIKESGAVGEAMGVFFNAHGQIVYRLARIGLYIDDLHNLPCEVLVVGGSSKALALSAYLKMVPQQTILIVDETLANLVLKEDTL
- a CDS encoding NAD(P)H-dependent oxidoreductase; protein product: MKTLVLSAHPTPLQSHSQSFFKETVQSLKEVTYIELVNEQPSVEQLIQYDRIIFQFPVYWYSAPSLLKNWMDETILGDDKRLNGIEFGIVAVFGVSKSHYQAGGKALYTPSEMLRPFEMFANHLGMVYLPPFCVFQFDYMCPKDKQLLLVDYWQYVCGVKNPTFKQRGEFLISALRLFETSPHLIEAIEDKQQEIDELQMIVGDLT
- the uvrC gene encoding excinuclease ABC subunit UvrC, with the translated sequence MLQRELIEQKLKLLPDLPGCYLMKDSNGEILYVGKAKNLKNRVRSYFKQAHNGKTQKLVSQIADFETIITNTNKESLLLEVNLIKKYLPKYNIKLKDSKSYPYLKITNERHPQLIIAHTIEKDGATYFGPYPDITAATQTQQLLHKTYPLRRCGKNEKRGCFYYHLDQCIGCCDHDVPVEVYQQQIQHITQFLNGDTKDIKHALQQKMQQASENLEFERAMDYRDQIKYVEQTVEKQTILSDAYTNHDLFGFYEQNGTLSIQVFFLRQSTIIKREANIFDFYGDVHDELISFIYQFYSSQHHLLPSEIIVPDTLDIGLLNDLMGTSVKSAQRGKKKSLLDLANKNAKIALDQKLALDEMNTQKHLGAAQELANYLGIEKANVIESFDHSNTQGTHPISAMVVYVDGKPERKRYRKYKIKTVTGSNEFATTQEVIRRRYIRALKEKTPLPDLILMDGGEIQVNAAREVLEDELGLNIAVAGMVKNEKHQTHHLIYGNPLEMIALDTNSNAFRLVQRIQEEVHRFAITFHRQLRSKQSLSSQLDAIRGVGPQTRKKLLIHFKNLSDIEKASMDELQSIGINQRIAHIITDHFSLKNGID